The following are encoded in a window of Diorhabda sublineata isolate icDioSubl1.1 chromosome 3, icDioSubl1.1, whole genome shotgun sequence genomic DNA:
- the LOC130441460 gene encoding baculoviral IAP repeat-containing protein 5-like yields the protein MDTLKLFEESLLYFYEEVRVNTYKNWIFDDSSDCNVEKMAEAGFIFVGDEDERDAVKCFFCNKHLDGWESTDNPWKEHLKHAPNCSFAKLETSQNNITLDQALKLRRDYLINILNAHFNDIDNELTNTLKKAKVQIKKS from the exons ATGGATACTTTAAAG TTGTTTGAAGAATCTCTACTGTACTTTTATGAAGAAGTTAGAGTGAATACATATAAAAACTGGATTTTTGATGATAGTTCCGATTGTAATGTTGAAAAg ATGGCAGAAGCAGGATTCATTTTTGTTGGAGATGAAGATGAACGGGATGCTGTGAAGTGCTTTTTTTGCAACAAACATCTTGATGGTTGGGAGTCGACAGATAATCCTTGGAAAGAGCATTTAAAACATGCACCAAATTGCTCATTTGCAAAACTAGAAACAtctcaaaataatataacattGGATCAAGCTCTTAAACTGAGAAGGGACTATTTAATCAACATACTCAATGCTCATTTCAATGATATAGACAATGAATTGACAAATACACTTAAAAAAGCTAAAGTGCagataaaaaaatcttaa
- the LOC130441459 gene encoding uncharacterized protein LOC130441459 encodes METNVVFILLLLILCIQNTTGFLKCYVCSQTEDDSDTHCLDSPGSQDSDILECDKKYCYVVRQDYKDPRGKLASILRTCLDKPTYTNEVIEDETHRAYYRACKSDLCNGGNGRTDESTGESGAFGDKSTIYVPGTGTNNADIVKVLFVVHIISFLILYLLK; translated from the exons ATGGAAACTAATgtagtttttattttacttttgttgATTTTGTGTATTCAAAATACTACTG GTTTTCTAAAATGTTATGTATGTTCACAAACTGAAGATGATTCAGATACTCATTGCTTAGACAGCCCTGGTTCTCAGGATAGTGACATATTGGagtgtgataaaaaatattgttatgttGTTAGACAAGATTATAAA GACCCCAGGGGTAAACTTGCCTCCATATTGAGGACTTGTTTGGACAAACCTACATACACAAATGAAGTAATTGAAGATGAAACGCACAGAGCTTACTATAGGGCTTGTAAATCTGATTTATGTAATGGTGGGAATGGAAGAACTGACGAAAGCACTGGAGAGAGTGGAGCTTTTGGAGATAAATCCACAATTTACGTTCCTGGTACTGGTACAAACAATGCGGATATTgttaaagttttatttgtagttcatataatttcgtttttaatacTGTATCTTTTAAAATGA
- the LOC130441461 gene encoding exosome complex component RRP42, protein MSLCEAEKTFILHGVEENFRVDGREREDYRTMELETDIVAHAFGSARLRLADTDVLVAVKIEVDVPFPESPHHGKIEFFVDCSANATPDFEGRGGEDLAINLSSTLSSAYSSPLAFDLTKLCILHGKKCWKLYVDILILECGGNLFDAVSLAVKAALWNTQVPLVKNVNIDGNTVEINVSDELYNCTRLDVQKAPIMVTVCKIGEKCIVDPNAAEEQCSVGSVVVAVSGNKLSTVYQTGTGSLHPTTFLESINLGFRVAQRLDEALWESLDQIKPNQDVGFLK, encoded by the exons atgtcTCTGTGTGAAgcagaaaaaacatttattttacaTGGAGTTGAg gAGAATTTTCGAGTGGATGGTCGGGAACGTGAGGATTACAGAACTATGGAATTAGAAACAGATATAGTTGCACATGCTTTTGGTTCTGCTAGACTTAGACTAGCAGATACAGATGTTCTCGTAGCTGTTAAAATAGAAGTTGATGTTCCTTTTCCCGAATCGCCTCACCATGGaaagattgaattttttgttgattg TTCAGCAAATGCAACACCAGATTTTGAGGGTAGAGGAGGAGAAGATTTGGCCATAAACCTCTCAAGTACATTGAGTTCAGCTTATTCCTCCCCTTTGGCATTTGACTTAACAAAATTGTGTATCCTACATGGAAAGAAATGTTGGAAGTTATATGTGGatattttg ATTCTTGAATGTGGTGGTAATTTATTTGATGCAGTTTCTCTAGCTGTAAAGGCAGCACTCTGGAATACACAAGTACCTTTGgttaaaaatgttaatattgacGGTAATACTGTGGAGATCAATGTATCAGATGAATTGTATAACTGTACTAGATTGGATGTGCAAAAAGCTCCTATAATG GTAACAGTGTGTAAAATAGGAGAAAAATGTATTGTAGACCCTAATGCAGCAGAAGAACAATGCTCAGTCGGTTCTGTAGTAGTAGCAGTATCTGGGAACAAATTAAGCACTGTGTATCAAACTGGTACAGGATCACTCCACCCAACTACATTTTTAGAAAGTATTAATTTAGGTTTTCGAGTTGCCCAAAGATTAGATGAAGCTTTATGGGAAAGCCTCGATCAAATCAAACCTAACCAAGATGTAGGATTTCTTAAATAA
- the LOC130441809 gene encoding poly [ADP-ribose] polymerase, which yields MSKTDLPYLAEYAKSGRSSCKGCKTSINQGSLRLAVMVQSPHFDGKQPRWFHFSCFFQKQRPKSIDDIEHFEALRVEDQDKIKEKVTLSEVKIIPDKKGKKRGNDGGASTLKKEAMKDFRIEYAKSGRAGCRGCEQKILKDELRISKKDFETEVGKKYGGQDMWHHVSCFAQLRSDLGYFESGDKLPGFKGLSKDDQENVKKQIVAIKQEDVPPVKKMKTEDDVDKKDNEYREQNKLMYKYRDSLDELGSKTKTVLVQLLEYNNQKPFTGKDRMLDQVADAMTFGALEPCDSCKGQFEYTNSGYICTGDLTEWTKCNKTVKEPKRKSFKVQKELKEEYPFLKKYKYIPRTRIIKIKTPTNGVKKEKVEENVEPRVKRETPPLYEMKFVILGKPPKGKDEIKKLITSLGGKVVTKIDKTVLAVISTSEEVEKMSSRMSEAESEQIHVVSDDFLDEAKSNTGKIPDLIIKKSICNWGSDPTVRLPEEPSTSRKSKSQSIYTKSVPKSVKMKLKGGTAVDPDSGLEDTAHVYQNKSDKFNAILGLTDIQSGKNSYYKLQVLEHDKKNAYWLFRSWGRIGTTIGNHKLESMGTLQEALMQFRDLYKEKTGNDWDNRDNFKKMPGKLYPIEMDYGEEEALKLDITDSESKLPVQVQDLVRMIFDINSMKKLMMEFELDTEKMPLGKLSKSQIQKAFGVLSELQTLINEKAEKSRFIDASNRFYTFIPHSFGIEDPPILDDPEVIKQKILMLDSLTELEVAYNLMKSSGSEHTVDSYYNQLNTELQVLERGTEEFSIINEYVQNTHAATHDNYELIIDEVFTVKRQGEDKRYKPFRKLPNRKLLWHGSRVTNYAGILSQGLRIAPPEAPVTGYMFGKGIYFADMVSKSANYCCTDSTNPKGLMLLCDVALGNMYERLKADYITKLPKGMHSCKGVGRTHPDPSVVKKIGDVEVPVGKGVPSKQSSSLLYNEYIVYDVAQVNVKYLLKMHFKYKY from the exons atgagTAAAACAGATCTGCCGTATTTGGCAGAATATGCCAAATCCGGCCGTTCCAGCTGCAAAGGCTGCAAAACATCAATTAATCAAGGTTCTTTGCGTCTTGCTGTTATGGTGCAG tCTCCACATTTTGATGGGAAGCAACCACGTTGGTTTCATTTCTCATGCTTTTTTCAAAAGCAAAgaccaaaaagtattgatgacATTGAACATTTCGAAGCACTAAGAGTAGAAGATCaagacaaaataaaagaaaaagttacaTTATCTGAAGTGAAAATTATTCCtgataaaaaaggaaaaaaaagggGTAATGATGGAGGGGCTTCTACATTAAAAAAGGAAGCAATGAAGGATTTCCGTATTGAGTATGCTAAATCTGGTAGAGCTGGATGCAGAGGATGTGAACAGAAAATTCTTAAAGATGAA tTACGTATCTccaaaaaagattttgaaactGAGGTTGGTAAAAAATATGGTGGACAAGATATGTGGCATCATGTGAGTTGTTTTGCTCAACTCAGAAGTGATCTTGGGTATTTTGAATCTGGTGATAAACTACCGGGCTTTAAAGGACTCTCAAAAGATGACCAGGAAAATGTTAAGAAACAGATAGT TGCAATTAAACAGGAAGATGTACCTCCagtaaagaaaatgaaaactgAAGATGATGTTGATAAAAAAGATAATGAATACAGGGAGCAAAATAAACTTATGTATAAATATAGAGATTCTCTTGATGAGTTAggatcaaaaacaaaaacagttttagTACAACTACttgaatataataatcaaaaaccATTTACAGGAAAAGATAGG ATGCTGGATCAAGTAGCAGATGCAATGACCTTTGGAGCATTAGAACCATGTGATAGTTGCAAAGGCCAGTTTGAGTACACAAACAGCGGTTACATTTGCACTGGAGACCTTACAGAGTGGacaaaatgtaataaaacaGTAAAAGAGCCAAAACGCAAGTCATTTAAGGTACAAAAAGAATTGAAAGAAGAATACCCTTTCCTTAAGAAGTATAAATACATACCTAGAActagaattattaaaattaaaactccAACTAATGGTGTGAAGAaagaaaaagtagaagaaaatgTGGA GCCTCGTGTTAAGAGGGAAACTCCCCCActgtatgaaatgaaattcGTTATCTTGGGGAAACCGCCAAAGGGTAAAGATGagataaaaaaacttataactTCCCTAGGAGGAAAAGTTGTAACTAAAATAGATAAAACTGTTCTGGCTGTAATCTCCACATCTGAAGAAGTTGAAAAAATGAGTAGTAGAATGTCAGAAGCTGAAAGTGAACAAATACACGTCGTTTCCGATGATTTTTTAGATGAAGCTAAGAGTAATACTGGAAAAATTCCTGATTTAATTATTAAGAAGAGTATTTGCAATTGGGGATCGGAC CCAACCGTTCGTCTTCCTGAGGAACCATCTACAAGTCGAAAATCAAAATCTCAAAGCATTTACACCAAATCTGTACCGAAatcagtaaaaatgaaattgaagggAGGTACTGCCGTCGATCCTGATTCGGGACTGGAAGATACGGCTCATGTATACCaaaataaaagtgacaaatttAATGCTATTCTTGGCTTAACTGATATTCAATCTGGTAAAAACAGTTATTACAAGTTGCAAGTTCTGGAACATGATAAAAAAAACGCTTACTGGTTGTTCAGATCTTGGGGAAGAATAGGTACTACTATTGGAA ATCATAAATTAGAATCTATGGGAACTTTGCAAGAAGCACTAATGCAGTTCAGAGATTTGTACAAGGAGAAAACAGGCAATGATTGGGACAATAGagacaatttcaaaaaaatgccTGGAAAATTATATCCTATTGAAATGGATTATGGCGAAGAAGAGGCTCTAAAATTAGACATTACAGATTCTGAATCAAAATTGCCAGTACAAGTTCAAGATCTTGTTAGAATGATCTTCGATattaattcaatgaaaaaacttaTGATGGAATTTGAATTGGATACAGAAAAAATGCCCTTAG gtAAGTTGAGCAAATCTCAAATACAAAAGGCGTTTGGTGTTCTTAGTGAACTACAAACTTTGATCAATGAAAAAGCAGAAAAATCCAGATTTATAGATGCTTCTAATAGATTCTACACGTTTATACCACATTCTTTTGGTATTGAAGATCCACCAATTCTAGACGATCCCGAAGTAATAAag caaaaaattttaatgttggACAGTTTAACGGAATTGGAAGTTGCATACAATTTGATGAAATCATCTGGTTCAGAACACACAGTAGACAGTTATTACAATCAACTAAATACTGAATTACAAGTTTTGGAACGTGGCACTGAGGAATTTAGCATCATTAATGAATATGTTCAAAATACTCATGCAGCTACTCATGACAACTATGAACTAATTATTGACGAAGTCTTCACTGTTAAACGTCAAG GTGAAGACAAACGATACAAGCCATTCCGTAAGCTGcctaatagaaaattattatggCACGGTTCTAGGGTAACAAATTATGCTGGTATATTATCTCAAGGTCTTCGAATTGCTCCTCCAGAGGCTCCTGTTACTGGTTACATGTTTGGTAAAGGTATCTACTTTGCCGATATGGTCTCCAAGTCTGCTAATTATTGTTGTACGGATTCAACTAATCCTAAAGGTCTTATGTTATTATGTGATGTAGCTCTAGGAAAC ATGTATGAGAGATTGAAAGCCGATTACataaccaaattaccaaaaGGAATGCACAGTTGCAAAGGTGTAGGAAGAACACATCCAGATCCATCTGTAGTGAAGAAAATTGGAGATGTAGAAGTTCCTGTTGGTAAAGGAGTACCTTCCAAACaatcttcttctcttttatacAACGA ATATATTGTATACGATGTCGCCCAGGTGAATGTgaagtatttattgaaaatgcatttcaaatataaatactaG